A window from Hoeflea sp. IMCC20628 encodes these proteins:
- a CDS encoding DUF3775 domain-containing protein: MVALPFDSSKIEELVLRFNAVMAKEGTDIPDLGGNASDDEVAATLQETDGDLSRDEITQEIESMNDEQKDGLVALFWIGRGDAEPEEWEKTKVLARQQHEGLVSRYLLGQPEAGEFLTEGLEKMLEYGVD; encoded by the coding sequence ATGGTTGCGCTTCCCTTTGACAGTTCGAAGATCGAGGAACTGGTGTTGAGGTTCAACGCTGTGATGGCGAAGGAAGGAACGGACATTCCCGACCTTGGAGGAAATGCCTCGGACGATGAAGTGGCCGCGACCTTACAGGAGACCGATGGCGATCTGAGCCGTGACGAGATCACCCAAGAGATCGAAAGCATGAACGACGAGCAGAAGGACGGGTTGGTTGCCCTGTTCTGGATTGGCCGCGGCGATGCGGAACCTGAGGAATGGGAGAAGACCAAAGTCCTCGCCCGGCAACAGCACGAGGGACTCGTGAGCCGCTATCTGCTCGGTCAGCCGGAAGCCGGAGAGTTCCTGACCGAGGGTCTTGAAAAAATGCTGGAATATGGCGTGGACTGA
- a CDS encoding IS66 family transposase has protein sequence MDRTDLQQLSKDELIEMVLRLQRPAKDSRTSSKPPSTDKKEKRVNSRPGGAKPGHEPHNRVLADFADMFRDHEPTACKRCGHAFSGDDTMVLAGAYDEIDIPAIRPHVTRHRRFSCHCPQCGTTTKATAPAVATATPFGPGIHALAIYLKSFHALSYERLSGVFMDIFGLHASEGAIMNMFARSRPSFQATAQAAKASLRAARVVASDETGVRIEGTNAQHWVFHCKDAVVHQPDYSRAARVVHETMGGHVPEVWISDRYSAQQSHGHRHQTCLAHLARDTAFALEHGEDDLPLRFQLWFGRVFDFARAISTFAASTVASKKRKFDKQLAGLLCAPTSCDLAQKLQAKIGRARDQLLTFCDYPGEVDVTNNTSERKLRPWVIQRKVTNGYRAMWAAQAEADVRTTVDTARLKGANPFQVIASVLA, from the coding sequence ATGGATCGGACTGATTTGCAGCAGCTGAGCAAGGACGAATTGATCGAGATGGTGCTTCGGCTCCAACGGCCTGCCAAGGATTCTCGGACGTCTTCCAAGCCGCCCTCTACGGACAAGAAAGAGAAACGCGTCAACTCACGACCGGGTGGAGCCAAGCCCGGGCATGAACCCCACAATAGGGTGCTGGCGGATTTTGCCGACATGTTTCGCGATCATGAACCGACCGCCTGCAAGAGATGCGGCCATGCGTTTTCCGGTGATGATACGATGGTGCTGGCCGGGGCCTATGACGAGATCGATATTCCTGCGATCCGTCCTCATGTCACCCGGCATCGGCGTTTTTCCTGTCATTGCCCGCAATGCGGCACGACGACAAAAGCCACCGCACCTGCCGTGGCAACCGCAACGCCGTTCGGGCCAGGCATTCACGCGCTGGCGATCTACCTCAAGAGTTTCCATGCATTGTCTTACGAACGCCTGAGCGGTGTGTTCATGGATATCTTCGGCCTCCATGCGAGCGAGGGCGCGATCATGAACATGTTTGCCCGCTCCCGTCCGAGCTTCCAGGCCACAGCACAGGCCGCCAAGGCCAGCCTTCGAGCCGCCCGCGTTGTCGCCAGCGACGAAACCGGTGTGCGTATTGAGGGCACAAATGCCCAACACTGGGTTTTTCATTGCAAGGATGCCGTTGTCCACCAGCCCGATTACTCCCGTGCAGCACGGGTCGTTCACGAGACCATGGGCGGCCATGTCCCCGAGGTATGGATATCTGATCGGTATTCAGCCCAGCAATCTCACGGCCATCGACATCAAACCTGCCTTGCACATTTGGCGCGTGATACAGCCTTTGCGCTGGAACATGGCGAGGATGATCTCCCTCTTCGCTTCCAGCTTTGGTTTGGCCGTGTGTTTGATTTCGCCAGAGCCATAAGCACATTCGCTGCGTCTACCGTCGCAAGCAAGAAGCGCAAATTCGATAAACAGCTTGCCGGGCTTCTATGCGCCCCGACTTCATGCGACCTGGCCCAAAAGCTCCAGGCCAAGATCGGGCGGGCCCGCGATCAGCTGCTGACGTTTTGCGACTATCCCGGAGAAGTCGATGTCACCAACAACACATCTGAGCGAAAGCTCCGTCCATGGGTCATTCAGAGAAAGGTGACAAACGGATATCGCGCCATGTGGGCCGCCCAAGCCGAGGCGGATGTACGCACAACCGTCGATACCGCCCGCCTTAAAGGCGCAAATCCCTTCCAGGTTATCGCATCCGTCTTGGCGTAG
- a CDS encoding APC family permease — translation MATRNQQTSKSADNAGEQDTKLKRVMGPGLLLLFIVGDVLGTGIYALTGEVAGEVGGIVWLPFLVAFVLAAVTACSYLELVTKYPKAAGAALYTHKAFGIHFVTFLVAFAVMSSGVTSASTASRAFAENFAQSFGFGGGGFGVTVIGIGFIALIAAVNIRGVGESVKMNVVFTCIELTGLLIIIMIGAAALAGGQGDFAQAFDFSRTEEKGIFWPVIAATTLAFFAMVGFEDSVNMAEESKNPVRIFPKVLLGGLLITGVIYLLVSVTAIALVPADELSEGATPLLKVVEAGAPWFPLSLFGIITMCAVANSALINMLMASRLLYGMSEEKVLPKTLGKLLPGRQTPYVAILFTTVLAIALITFVGAVPELGGTTALLLLMVFAVVNVAVLVLRKDPVDHDHFKSPALLPYIGALSCAFFVGPWTGRDSSQYLIAGILLGLGVVLWAFTVWLMRSRGEKIANNDMRMLKNG, via the coding sequence ATGGCTACGCGCAATCAGCAGACATCCAAATCCGCGGATAACGCCGGCGAGCAGGACACCAAACTCAAGCGTGTGATGGGGCCGGGGTTGCTGCTGCTCTTCATCGTCGGCGATGTGCTGGGCACCGGCATATATGCGCTGACCGGGGAGGTTGCAGGTGAAGTTGGCGGTATCGTCTGGCTGCCGTTCCTTGTCGCCTTTGTGCTCGCCGCAGTCACCGCCTGCAGCTATCTGGAACTGGTCACCAAATATCCGAAAGCGGCCGGTGCAGCGCTCTATACGCACAAGGCCTTCGGCATTCATTTTGTTACTTTTCTGGTCGCCTTCGCCGTCATGTCTTCGGGTGTGACTTCAGCCTCGACAGCATCCCGCGCCTTTGCCGAAAATTTTGCGCAGAGCTTCGGGTTCGGGGGTGGAGGCTTTGGCGTCACCGTGATCGGCATTGGTTTCATCGCACTCATCGCTGCAGTCAACATCCGTGGCGTCGGCGAGAGCGTCAAAATGAATGTCGTGTTCACCTGCATCGAACTGACCGGACTATTAATCATCATCATGATTGGCGCGGCAGCGCTTGCCGGTGGTCAGGGCGATTTTGCGCAGGCTTTCGATTTCAGCCGGACCGAGGAAAAGGGAATTTTCTGGCCGGTGATCGCGGCAACGACGTTGGCATTCTTCGCCATGGTCGGCTTCGAGGATTCCGTCAACATGGCCGAGGAGTCAAAGAACCCGGTTCGCATCTTCCCGAAAGTCTTGCTCGGTGGCTTGCTGATCACAGGGGTGATCTACCTGCTGGTCTCGGTGACAGCAATTGCCCTGGTCCCGGCCGATGAATTGAGCGAGGGCGCGACGCCGCTGCTCAAGGTGGTCGAGGCCGGTGCACCATGGTTCCCGTTGAGCCTGTTCGGCATCATCACCATGTGCGCAGTCGCCAACTCGGCGCTGATCAACATGCTGATGGCCAGCCGTCTTCTCTATGGAATGAGCGAGGAAAAAGTGTTGCCGAAAACTCTTGGGAAATTGCTGCCCGGGCGTCAGACACCCTATGTGGCAATCCTGTTTACGACCGTCCTTGCCATTGCACTGATCACCTTTGTCGGTGCTGTGCCGGAACTTGGCGGTACAACGGCGCTGTTGCTGCTGATGGTCTTCGCAGTGGTCAATGTCGCAGTTCTGGTACTCAGGAAGGATCCGGTGGATCACGATCATTTCAAAAGCCCTGCACTCCTCCCCTATATCGGCGCACTCAGTTGTGCGTTCTTTGTCGGACCGTGGACCGGTCGCGACAGTTCGCAATACCTCATTGCAGGGATCCTGCTGGGCCTTGGCGTCGTGTTGTGGGCATTCACCGTATGGCTGATGCGAAGCCGCGGAGAGAAAATTGCAAACAACGACATGAGGATGCTGAAGAACGGGTGA
- a CDS encoding iron-containing alcohol dehydrogenase yields the protein MKNFDFRNPTHILFGKGRIAELKDQVPADAKVLVLYGGGSAERTGVLAQVRAALKGRTIVEFGGIEPNPRYATALKAVEMIADNDITFLLAVGGGSVIDATKFIAAATLYDGDAWDILTSRGSVVTAAMPFGTVLTLPATGSEMNAGSVITNPEKGAKLPFMSAYTYPVFSILDPELTYTLPPRQIANGVADAFVHIIEQYLTYPSAARVQDGFAETLLRTLIELGPKALETPNDYDIRANLMWTATLALNGLIGAGVPQDWASHMIGHEITALNDTDHARTLAVVLPALMNDQRGPKREKLLQYAANVWDIRDGSDDARIDAVIAATREFFETMGIKTRLGDYDIGAPEIDRIVAALQDHGMTALGEHSAIAPDDARRILETAL from the coding sequence ATGAAGAATTTTGACTTTCGCAATCCGACACATATCCTGTTTGGCAAGGGCCGCATCGCGGAACTGAAGGATCAGGTTCCCGCTGACGCAAAGGTGCTGGTCCTCTATGGCGGTGGCAGCGCGGAACGTACCGGCGTTCTGGCACAGGTGCGCGCAGCACTTAAGGGCCGCACTATAGTCGAATTCGGTGGGATCGAACCAAACCCGCGTTACGCGACAGCGTTGAAGGCGGTTGAGATGATCGCCGATAATGACATCACCTTCTTGCTTGCCGTGGGTGGCGGTTCGGTGATCGACGCCACCAAATTCATCGCAGCAGCCACTTTGTATGACGGCGATGCCTGGGACATCCTGACATCGCGCGGATCTGTCGTAACAGCGGCAATGCCTTTCGGCACGGTGCTGACCTTGCCTGCAACCGGGTCGGAGATGAACGCGGGGTCCGTGATCACCAACCCTGAGAAGGGCGCAAAACTCCCGTTTATGAGCGCCTACACCTATCCGGTGTTCTCCATCCTCGATCCAGAGCTCACCTACACCTTACCCCCGCGTCAGATCGCCAACGGCGTGGCCGACGCCTTTGTTCATATCATCGAACAGTATCTGACCTATCCGTCTGCTGCGCGGGTTCAGGACGGTTTCGCTGAAACCCTGCTGCGTACATTGATTGAGCTCGGGCCGAAGGCGCTTGAAACACCGAATGACTACGACATTCGTGCCAACCTGATGTGGACAGCGACGCTGGCCCTGAATGGTCTGATTGGTGCCGGTGTGCCGCAGGACTGGGCGAGCCATATGATCGGGCACGAGATTACCGCGCTCAACGATACCGACCACGCCCGCACACTTGCCGTCGTGTTGCCCGCGCTGATGAACGACCAGCGCGGCCCCAAACGCGAGAAACTGCTGCAATATGCTGCCAATGTCTGGGATATCCGCGACGGTTCGGATGATGCGCGGATTGATGCTGTGATCGCAGCGACACGTGAGTTCTTTGAGACGATGGGCATCAAAACCCGTCTCGGCGATTACGACATTGGCGCGCCTGAAATTGATCGCATCGTCGCTGCCTTGCAAGATCATGGCATGACTGCGCTTGGTGAACATAGCGCCATTGCCCCCGATGATGCCCGCCGCATTCTTGAAACCGCTTTGTAG
- a CDS encoding NADP-dependent oxidoreductase: protein MTQTETINRQLVLAQRPKGEPTKDTLKLVEAAVPSAGADQMLLHTEFLSLDPYMRGRMSDAPSYAAPVEIGDVMVGGTVAQVVTSKVEGFAPGDWVLSFNGWQDYALSDGSGVTNLGKSPAHSSWALGIMGMPGFTAWAGLTQIGAPKPGETIAVAAATGPVGATVGQIGKLLGCRVVGIAGGAEKCAYAVNELGFDACIDHKADNFAEQLAEASPDGIDVYFENVGGKVLDAVIPLLNPNARMPVCGLVSQYNATKLPDGPDRMNWLMGQILRKKIKVQGFIIFDDFGHLYPEFAKEMSAWIEGGKIKYREEIIDGLENAPDAFIGLLKGENFGKRVIRVGQK from the coding sequence ATGACACAGACCGAAACAATCAACCGTCAACTTGTGTTGGCACAACGCCCCAAAGGCGAGCCAACGAAAGACACCTTGAAACTTGTCGAGGCGGCCGTCCCTTCCGCAGGTGCCGATCAGATGCTCTTGCACACTGAATTCCTGTCGCTTGACCCGTATATGCGGGGTCGGATGAGCGATGCGCCGTCTTATGCTGCACCGGTCGAAATCGGCGATGTGATGGTTGGTGGAACTGTCGCGCAAGTCGTTACCTCGAAAGTCGAGGGCTTCGCGCCGGGTGACTGGGTGCTCAGCTTCAACGGTTGGCAGGACTATGCCCTGTCGGATGGCTCGGGGGTCACCAATCTTGGCAAATCACCCGCACATTCGTCTTGGGCGCTTGGCATCATGGGCATGCCCGGCTTTACTGCCTGGGCCGGCCTGACGCAAATCGGCGCACCAAAGCCCGGCGAGACCATTGCTGTGGCCGCCGCGACCGGACCTGTCGGCGCCACTGTCGGCCAGATTGGAAAACTGCTGGGATGCCGCGTTGTTGGTATCGCGGGCGGAGCGGAAAAATGCGCCTATGCGGTCAATGAATTGGGCTTTGACGCCTGCATAGATCACAAGGCGGATAACTTTGCCGAGCAGCTCGCCGAGGCCAGCCCAGATGGTATCGATGTCTATTTCGAAAATGTCGGGGGAAAGGTTCTGGACGCGGTAATTCCGCTTTTGAACCCGAACGCGCGGATGCCGGTTTGCGGGCTGGTGTCGCAATACAACGCCACCAAGCTGCCCGATGGGCCGGATCGGATGAACTGGCTGATGGGGCAAATCCTGCGCAAAAAGATCAAGGTACAGGGCTTTATCATCTTTGACGATTTCGGCCATCTCTATCCGGAATTCGCCAAGGAAATGAGCGCCTGGATCGAAGGCGGCAAGATCAAGTACCGCGAAGAGATCATCGACGGGCTGGAGAACGCCCCCGACGCCTTCATCGGTCTCCTCAAAGGTGAAAACTTCGGCAAGCGCGTGATCCGCGTTGGCCAGAAATGA
- a CDS encoding TetR/AcrR family transcriptional regulator, whose amino-acid sequence MHCMEPQKDTRSLILSTGRRLTAKRGYTGVGLSDLLKEAGVPKGSFYHYFPSKEAYGCAVLEDFIQEYNARLGASLRQPEMDARTRFLAYFEDWHRNRNYPPPCHAPQCLNP is encoded by the coding sequence ATGCATTGCATGGAACCGCAAAAAGATACCCGCTCACTGATATTGTCCACAGGCCGCCGCCTTACGGCCAAGCGTGGTTACACAGGTGTTGGCCTCAGTGATTTACTGAAGGAGGCTGGTGTACCGAAGGGTTCGTTTTATCATTATTTTCCGTCGAAAGAAGCCTACGGATGCGCCGTGTTGGAAGACTTCATCCAAGAATACAACGCGCGGCTTGGCGCTTCGCTCAGGCAACCGGAGATGGATGCGAGGACGCGGTTTCTTGCCTATTTCGAAGATTGGCACCGCAATCGTAATTACCCACCCCCTTGCCATGCACCACAATGTCTGAATCCATGA
- a CDS encoding TetR family transcriptional regulator C-terminal domain-containing protein: protein MVRLSAEVADLSPKMSKILQQGVIGIVDHLARTLEEGVADGTIGPLGDPRAMAETIYHMWLGASLVASLSHDDASLESAMRATQELVPRL from the coding sequence GTGGTTAGATTGTCAGCTGAGGTAGCTGACCTGTCCCCAAAAATGAGCAAGATTTTACAGCAAGGCGTCATCGGCATTGTTGATCATCTGGCCCGTACTTTAGAGGAGGGCGTCGCAGATGGCACGATTGGCCCGCTTGGCGATCCCCGTGCCATGGCGGAAACGATCTATCACATGTGGCTCGGGGCCAGTCTCGTCGCGAGCCTGTCGCATGATGATGCGTCGCTTGAATCCGCAATGCGCGCCACGCAGGAGCTTGTTCCTCGCCTTTGA